One window of Candidatus Methylocalor cossyra genomic DNA carries:
- a CDS encoding NAD(P)H-dependent glycerol-3-phosphate dehydrogenase, whose protein sequence is MATVSVLGAGSWGTALAVLLARNGHRVTLWGHRAEHVAALRAERRNQRYLPGATFPDTLDPITELAEAARAEVQLVAVPSHAFGKLLQDLKPHLPAQARIAWATKGLELGTGRLLHEVAEAVFGPDTPTAVLSGPTFAAEVAASLPTALTVASAWPEFATTLAGLLRNNRFRAYTTDDVIGVQLGGATKNVLAIAAGVADGLGFGANSRAALITRGLAEMMRLGLALGGKQETFMGLAGIGDLLLTCTDNQSRNRRFGLGLGRGEPREVIAARIGQEIEGIATAKILYRLAQARGVEMPITEQTYRILYEGLAPLEAVNNLLLREPKPEGVR, encoded by the coding sequence ATGGCCACCGTTTCGGTACTGGGGGCAGGTTCCTGGGGTACCGCGCTGGCCGTGCTCCTGGCGCGCAATGGCCACCGGGTGACCCTCTGGGGCCACCGGGCGGAGCACGTGGCCGCGCTCAGGGCGGAGCGCCGCAATCAGCGCTATCTGCCCGGCGCCACCTTTCCCGATACCCTCGACCCCATCACCGAGCTCGCCGAGGCGGCCCGCGCCGAGGTGCAGTTGGTCGCGGTGCCCAGCCATGCCTTCGGCAAGCTGCTCCAGGATCTGAAGCCCCATCTTCCTGCCCAGGCTAGGATCGCCTGGGCGACCAAGGGCTTGGAGCTGGGGACCGGGCGCTTGCTGCACGAGGTGGCGGAAGCCGTGTTCGGGCCCGATACGCCCACCGCCGTCCTGTCCGGGCCGACCTTCGCCGCTGAGGTCGCCGCCAGTCTGCCGACCGCCCTGACCGTGGCATCGGCCTGGCCCGAATTCGCCACCACCCTGGCTGGCCTTTTGCGCAACAACCGCTTCCGCGCCTACACCACCGACGATGTGATCGGCGTGCAGCTGGGGGGTGCCACTAAGAACGTCTTGGCCATCGCCGCGGGAGTGGCCGATGGTCTCGGGTTTGGCGCCAATTCCCGGGCCGCCCTGATCACCCGCGGTCTCGCCGAGATGATGCGGCTGGGCCTGGCTCTGGGGGGGAAGCAGGAAACCTTCATGGGCCTGGCTGGGATCGGTGATCTATTGCTCACCTGTACCGACAATCAGTCGCGTAACCGCCGGTTCGGGCTAGGACTTGGGCGCGGCGAGCCGCGGGAAGTCATCGCCGCCCGCATCGGCCAGGAGATCGAAGGCATCGCCACGGCGAAAATCCTGTACCGCCTCGCGCAGGCGCGGGGGGTCGAGATGCCCATCACGGAGCAGACCTACCGGATCCTCTACGAAGGCTTGGCGCCCTTGGAGGCGGTCAACAATCTCCTGCTGCGCGAGCCGAAACCCGAAGGCGTCCGTTGA
- the secB gene encoding protein-export chaperone SecB → MADESTPPERQFALQKIYIKDVSFETPHSPHIFTVAWDPKVEFNLASNTQPIQEGLFEVTLTVTLTVKIEDKTAYLVEVCQAGIFSLLGFSEQEFGHLLGSYCPNVLFPYAREAVSDLVIRGGFPPMLLAPVNFDALYAQHLQQLQAEAEAATSH, encoded by the coding sequence ATGGCCGACGAATCCACTCCACCGGAGCGCCAATTCGCGCTGCAAAAAATCTATATCAAGGACGTCTCCTTCGAGACTCCCCATTCCCCACACATTTTCACCGTCGCCTGGGACCCAAAAGTGGAGTTCAACCTGGCGAGCAATACCCAGCCCATTCAGGAGGGCTTGTTCGAGGTAACGCTGACGGTGACCCTCACGGTCAAGATCGAAGACAAGACCGCCTACCTGGTGGAAGTTTGCCAGGCGGGCATTTTTTCGCTGCTCGGTTTCTCCGAACAGGAATTCGGACACCTACTCGGCAGCTATTGTCCCAACGTGCTGTTCCCGTATGCCCGGGAGGCTGTGTCCGACCTGGTGATTCGGGGTGGATTTCCGCCGATGCTGCTGGCGCCGGTCAATTTCGACGCCCTGTACGCCCAGCATCTGCAGCAACTCCAGGCGGAAGCGGAGGCCGCCACTAGTCACTGA
- a CDS encoding rhodanese-like domain-containing protein gives MEFVSNHWIMSSGLLIVVVLLIQDFLESAFRKYQIASPIQAVTLMNGDDTLVVDVREPGEYADGHIEGARNIPLSKLEENIPALEAHKQRPLIVVCQSGTRSPQACRKLSAQGFAQVYELKGGMLAWEDQKLPISKKRKK, from the coding sequence GTGGAATTCGTTTCCAATCATTGGATAATGAGCAGCGGGCTGCTCATTGTCGTCGTACTATTGATTCAAGATTTCCTGGAAAGCGCCTTCCGCAAGTACCAAATCGCTTCTCCCATACAGGCGGTCACCTTGATGAACGGCGATGACACCCTAGTGGTGGACGTGCGTGAACCGGGCGAATACGCGGACGGGCATATCGAGGGCGCCCGTAACATTCCATTGAGTAAATTGGAAGAGAATATCCCGGCACTGGAAGCGCACAAACAACGGCCTCTGATCGTCGTCTGCCAATCCGGCACCCGTTCGCCCCAGGCGTGTCGGAAGCTTTCGGCCCAGGGGTTCGCCCAGGTGTACGAATTGAAGGGCGGTATGCTAGCTTGGGAGGACCAAAAACTCCCGATCAGTAAGAAGCGCAAAAAATAA
- a CDS encoding ArsR/SmtB family transcription factor, translated as MVKVEAPLLMDDADIVRAAHCLKAMSHPLRLKILCTLGGGQVSVQDIVEQVGTTQSNISQHLAILRDQGILACKKDANRVYYYVDDERTLQLINLMKEVFCRH; from the coding sequence ATGGTAAAAGTCGAGGCTCCCCTTCTCATGGACGATGCCGATATCGTGCGCGCCGCCCATTGCCTGAAAGCCATGTCCCATCCCTTGCGACTCAAAATACTGTGTACCCTCGGCGGCGGGCAGGTGAGCGTGCAGGACATCGTAGAGCAGGTCGGGACGACCCAAAGCAACATCTCTCAGCACCTGGCCATCCTGCGGGACCAGGGCATACTCGCCTGTAAGAAGGATGCCAACCGCGTGTACTATTACGTGGACGACGAGCGTACGCTGCAGCTCATCAATCTGATGAAAGAGGTATTTTGCCGTCACTGA
- the gpmI gene encoding 2,3-bisphosphoglycerate-independent phosphoglycerate mutase: MKSHRPKPVVLVILDGFGYNETVANNAIALARTPVWTTLWNSCPHTLLACSGEAVGLPDEQMGNSEVGHLHLGGGRRIYQDFTRINKAIEDRSFFSNPVLNRAVETARRGGHALHILGLLSPGGVHSHEAHLKAMVELAVGKGLEKVYVHAFLDGRDTPPRSAVDSIRAMEAKCAELGAGRIVSLIGRFYAMDRDHRWERVQKAYDLIVQGQGEFSAERALDGLERAYARGESDEFVRATALVPAGGKPVIMEDGDAVVFMNFRADRARELTLALNEADFSGFERQRVPQLGTFVTLTEYREDFPHPVAYPPIAMTHTLGEVLADHGLKQLRLAETEKYAHVTFFFNGGSDTPFPGEERILIPSPKVKTYDLKPEMSAPEVTDALVKAIEGGGYDVIICNYANGDMVGHTGILEASIAAVEALDAALGRVLAAVDKVGGELLITADHGNVEQMVDPITGEAQTAHTVNPVPLVYRGRAGRLADGGNLADVAPTLLAILGIEQPAEMTGRSLLV, translated from the coding sequence TTGAAGTCGCATCGTCCTAAACCCGTCGTGCTCGTCATCCTGGACGGTTTCGGTTACAACGAAACCGTGGCCAACAATGCCATCGCCCTGGCCCGCACCCCGGTCTGGACCACCCTGTGGAACAGCTGCCCCCACACCCTGTTGGCCTGCTCGGGGGAAGCCGTGGGACTCCCCGACGAACAAATGGGCAACTCCGAGGTCGGGCATTTGCATCTCGGCGGGGGGCGGCGGATCTACCAGGATTTCACCCGCATCAACAAGGCGATCGAGGATCGCTCGTTCTTTTCCAACCCGGTGCTCAACCGGGCCGTGGAGACCGCCCGGCGTGGCGGGCACGCGCTGCATATCCTCGGCCTATTGTCCCCGGGCGGCGTCCATAGCCACGAAGCGCACCTGAAGGCCATGGTCGAACTCGCGGTGGGCAAGGGGCTGGAAAAGGTTTACGTCCATGCCTTCCTGGACGGACGCGACACCCCGCCGCGCAGTGCCGTCGATTCCATCCGCGCCATGGAAGCCAAGTGCGCAGAGCTAGGTGCCGGGCGGATCGTGTCCCTGATCGGCCGATTTTACGCCATGGATCGGGACCACCGTTGGGAGCGGGTGCAGAAAGCCTACGACCTCATCGTCCAGGGCCAGGGGGAATTTTCCGCCGAGCGAGCCTTGGACGGGCTGGAACGGGCCTACGCCCGCGGCGAATCCGACGAATTCGTGCGCGCCACCGCGCTCGTCCCGGCCGGGGGGAAGCCCGTGATCATGGAGGACGGCGACGCCGTGGTGTTCATGAACTTCCGGGCGGACCGGGCCCGGGAGCTGACCCTGGCCCTGAACGAGGCGGACTTTTCCGGCTTCGAGCGCCAGCGGGTGCCGCAGCTTGGCACTTTTGTAACCCTGACGGAATACCGCGAGGATTTCCCCCACCCGGTCGCCTATCCGCCCATTGCCATGACCCACACCCTGGGCGAGGTCCTAGCGGACCACGGCCTCAAGCAACTGCGACTGGCCGAGACCGAAAAATACGCCCACGTCACCTTTTTCTTCAACGGCGGCAGCGATACCCCGTTTCCGGGAGAAGAGCGCATCCTCATTCCCTCGCCCAAAGTGAAGACCTACGATCTCAAACCGGAGATGAGCGCCCCGGAGGTGACGGATGCTTTGGTCAAAGCCATTGAGGGCGGCGGGTACGATGTCATCATCTGTAACTATGCCAACGGGGACATGGTGGGCCATACCGGCATCCTGGAGGCTTCCATCGCCGCCGTGGAAGCCCTCGATGCCGCGCTCGGCCGTGTGCTCGCTGCGGTGGACAAGGTCGGCGGCGAACTGCTCATAACCGCCGACCATGGCAACGTCGAACAGATGGTCGACCCGATCACCGGCGAAGCACAGACGGCCCACACCGTCAACCCAGTGCCCCTGGTCTACCGGGGCCGGGCGGGCCGCTTGGCCGACGGTGGCAACCTGGCCGATGTGGCGCCGACCTTGCTGGCCATTCTGGGTATCGAGCAGCCCGCCGAGATGACCGGGCGCTCCCTGCTGGTGTGA
- a CDS encoding murein hydrolase activator EnvC family protein: MGRRLFWLAFALPALAGGAVPEAADQRLELNRIREAIEAVQKSRDTLESKKKALDEALREAESTYGRLLKTIRALEAEAEARTQHIAALRQQRHRLLVALRRERYVLSGQARAAYALGRTDWLKLLLNQQDPSRLARVLAYHRYLTQARSSLIQGMERKLAETRQLQDELSAESERLTGTRQQLLREQAAAEESRRARRQLLAELERELRDKNSELERLQEDERRLQDLVNSLRQPGPEGTPNEDSAPAPPAAVPGGPSPCPVAGRIVAEFGSPRMNGHWDGMLIAAPEGSPVRAVADGRVAFADWLRGYGLLIIVDHGNGIMSLYAFNQSLYKNVGDRVAAGEAIAAVGASGGRPEPGLYFGIRKQGQAVNPMPWCNHAH; this comes from the coding sequence GTGGGTCGGCGGCTATTTTGGCTAGCCTTCGCGCTGCCCGCCTTGGCGGGAGGTGCGGTACCCGAGGCGGCGGACCAGCGCCTTGAGCTGAACCGCATTCGCGAGGCCATCGAGGCGGTACAAAAATCCCGCGATACCCTGGAATCCAAAAAGAAAGCCCTGGACGAGGCCCTGCGGGAAGCGGAGTCGACCTATGGCCGCCTGCTCAAAACCATTCGGGCCCTGGAAGCGGAGGCGGAGGCGCGAACCCAGCATATCGCCGCGTTACGGCAGCAGCGGCATCGTCTGCTGGTAGCACTGCGCCGCGAGCGCTATGTCCTTTCGGGACAAGCCCGCGCCGCCTATGCCTTGGGCCGCACCGACTGGTTGAAGCTATTGCTGAATCAGCAAGACCCCTCCCGGCTGGCCCGCGTTTTGGCCTATCATAGGTACTTGACCCAAGCCCGGTCTTCGCTCATTCAGGGCATGGAGCGGAAGTTGGCCGAGACCCGCCAGCTGCAGGATGAACTTTCGGCGGAAAGCGAGCGTCTCACTGGCACGCGCCAGCAATTGCTCCGGGAGCAAGCCGCCGCAGAGGAATCCAGACGCGCTCGGCGGCAGCTATTGGCCGAGCTGGAACGCGAGCTGCGGGACAAAAACAGCGAGCTGGAGCGGCTTCAGGAAGACGAACGGCGCCTACAGGATCTGGTGAACTCGCTGCGGCAACCCGGGCCGGAAGGGACCCCGAACGAGGATTCCGCGCCCGCCCCCCCGGCTGCCGTGCCCGGCGGCCCCTCGCCCTGCCCCGTCGCCGGCCGCATAGTTGCGGAGTTCGGCAGTCCGCGGATGAACGGTCATTGGGATGGCATGTTGATCGCCGCGCCGGAAGGCTCCCCGGTGCGTGCCGTGGCCGATGGTCGGGTAGCGTTCGCCGATTGGTTGCGCGGATACGGATTGCTCATCATCGTCGATCATGGTAATGGGATCATGAGCTTGTATGCTTTCAACCAAAGCCTCTACAAGAACGTTGGCGACCGCGTGGCGGCGGGCGAAGCGATCGCCGCGGTCGGTGCGAGCGGTGGGCGCCCTGAGCCGGGCCTTTATTTCGGCATCCGGAAGCAAGGCCAGGCGGTGAATCCGATGCCATGGTGTAACCACGCCCATTGA
- a CDS encoding S41 family peptidase — MFRQKSFLIFSFGIALGALLTMGGGVLAERAARGDANNTIPFEGLKTFSEVYGRIRQDYVEPVADEKLLEDAIRGMLTGLDPHSAYLDQEQYNELKVGTTGQFGGLGIEVGMENGFVKVIAPIDDTPAQKAGIKAGDLIIRLDDKPVKGMSLNDAVKLMRGEPGSQIVLTVVREGVEQPLKIKIVRDIIKVKSVKSRMLEDGYGYVRISSFQSKTGENVNEAINELRKNGELKGLVLDLRNNPGGVLNAAVAVSDAFLEEGLIVYTDGRVEDAKMRFNATPNDILNGAPMVVLINAGSASASEIVAGALQDHKRAIIMGEKTFGKGSVQTILPTSNGGAVKLTTARYYTPSGRSIQAEGISPDVPISRVKLEAANQSEFAPIKEADLVNHLENGNKTLPKKDDLNKKDGAGKTPEESEEALALQDYPLNEALNLLKGINIMRQPAAKKN; from the coding sequence ATGTTTCGACAGAAAAGCTTTCTGATCTTCTCCTTCGGTATCGCGCTCGGGGCCTTGCTCACCATGGGCGGCGGCGTTTTGGCCGAACGCGCGGCCAGAGGCGATGCCAACAACACGATCCCGTTCGAGGGATTGAAGACCTTCTCCGAAGTCTATGGGCGCATCCGCCAGGACTACGTCGAGCCCGTCGCCGACGAAAAACTGCTGGAAGACGCGATCCGCGGCATGCTCACCGGCTTGGATCCCCATTCCGCGTACCTGGATCAGGAGCAATACAACGAGCTCAAGGTCGGCACCACCGGGCAATTCGGCGGCCTGGGCATTGAAGTGGGCATGGAGAATGGCTTCGTCAAGGTGATCGCGCCGATCGACGACACCCCGGCGCAGAAAGCCGGGATCAAGGCGGGCGATTTGATCATCCGCCTCGACGACAAGCCGGTCAAAGGCATGAGCTTAAACGACGCGGTCAAGCTCATGCGCGGTGAGCCCGGCAGCCAGATCGTTCTAACCGTGGTTCGCGAGGGCGTCGAGCAGCCGCTCAAGATCAAGATCGTCCGCGACATCATCAAGGTCAAGAGCGTCAAGAGCCGGATGCTGGAGGACGGCTACGGCTACGTCCGCATCTCCAGCTTCCAGTCCAAGACCGGCGAAAACGTCAACGAAGCCATCAACGAGCTGCGCAAGAACGGCGAGCTCAAGGGCCTGGTGCTCGACCTGCGCAACAACCCCGGAGGGGTGCTCAATGCCGCGGTGGCCGTCAGCGACGCGTTTCTGGAGGAGGGGCTGATCGTCTACACCGACGGCCGCGTCGAGGACGCCAAGATGCGGTTCAATGCCACCCCTAACGACATCTTGAACGGTGCCCCGATGGTGGTATTGATCAACGCCGGCTCGGCCTCCGCCTCGGAAATCGTGGCCGGTGCCCTCCAGGACCACAAACGGGCCATCATCATGGGTGAGAAGACCTTCGGTAAGGGGTCGGTACAAACGATCTTGCCCACCAGCAACGGCGGTGCGGTCAAGCTGACCACGGCCCGCTACTACACCCCCTCTGGACGCTCGATCCAGGCCGAAGGGATCTCCCCCGACGTGCCGATTTCCCGCGTGAAACTCGAGGCCGCCAACCAGTCGGAGTTCGCCCCGATCAAGGAGGCCGATCTCGTCAATCACCTGGAAAACGGCAACAAAACCTTGCCCAAGAAGGACGACCTTAATAAGAAGGACGGCGCCGGCAAAACGCCCGAGGAGAGCGAGGAAGCCCTAGCCTTGCAGGACTATCCCCTCAATGAGGCGCTCAACTTGCTGAAGGGCATCAACATCATGCGTCAGCCCGCCGCCAAGAAGAACTGA
- a CDS encoding NAD(P)/FAD-dependent oxidoreductase: protein MPHYRYFIVGGGMTADAAVRGIREIDSKGSIGLLGREPHPPYYRPPLSKKLWQGKPLDSVWCKTEDLDVTLLLGRQAMALDLPQKRVVDDQGTAHTFDRLLLATGGVPRRFSFGGDGILYFRTLDDYQKLRALSETRRRFAVIGGGFIGSEIAAALAMNGKEVVMAFPEEGIGARAFPGELSQFLNRYYGERGVEVLPRHTVTEVRPQGDGWAVVLRDAQSALERVIQADGLVAGIGIAPETTLAEAAGLAVTNGVVVDEFLRAGHPDVYAAGDVANFYNPALGERLRVEHEDNALTMGRQAGRNMAGEAVPYHHLPYFYSDLFDLGYEAVGQLDARFELHADWREPYREGIVYYLHGGRVRGVLLWNVWDKVPAARTLIAEPGPFPAEYLKGRL, encoded by the coding sequence ATGCCGCACTATCGCTATTTCATCGTCGGCGGCGGAATGACCGCCGACGCCGCCGTCCGGGGCATCCGGGAAATCGATTCGAAGGGATCCATCGGCCTGCTCGGCAGGGAGCCTCACCCGCCCTATTACCGGCCGCCCCTGTCCAAGAAGCTTTGGCAAGGCAAGCCCCTGGACAGCGTCTGGTGCAAGACCGAGGACCTGGACGTTACCCTGCTGCTCGGGCGCCAAGCTATGGCGTTGGACCTTCCGCAAAAGCGGGTGGTGGACGACCAGGGCACGGCGCACACCTTCGACCGGCTGCTCCTGGCCACCGGCGGGGTGCCGCGGCGCTTTTCTTTCGGCGGCGACGGCATTCTTTACTTCCGCACCCTGGACGATTACCAGAAGCTCCGGGCCCTGAGCGAGACGCGCCGGCGCTTCGCGGTGATCGGCGGCGGGTTCATCGGGTCCGAGATCGCCGCCGCCCTGGCCATGAACGGCAAGGAAGTGGTGATGGCGTTCCCTGAGGAGGGCATCGGCGCCCGGGCCTTCCCCGGTGAGCTGAGCCAGTTCCTGAACCGTTATTACGGCGAGCGGGGCGTGGAGGTGCTGCCGCGGCATACAGTCACCGAGGTGCGGCCCCAGGGGGATGGCTGGGCGGTGGTCCTGCGCGACGCACAGAGCGCCCTGGAACGGGTGATTCAGGCAGACGGCTTGGTGGCGGGGATCGGCATCGCGCCCGAGACCACCCTGGCGGAGGCGGCGGGGCTTGCGGTAACCAACGGGGTGGTGGTGGACGAGTTCCTGCGGGCCGGCCATCCGGACGTCTACGCCGCCGGCGACGTGGCCAATTTCTACAATCCGGCCCTAGGGGAACGGCTCCGGGTGGAGCACGAGGACAACGCCCTCACCATGGGCCGGCAGGCCGGCCGCAACATGGCGGGGGAAGCGGTGCCCTATCATCATCTGCCCTATTTCTACTCCGATCTGTTCGACCTGGGCTACGAGGCGGTGGGTCAGCTCGACGCCCGCTTCGAGCTGCACGCCGACTGGCGGGAGCCCTACCGGGAAGGGATCGTCTACTATCTGCACGGCGGCCGGGTGCGGGGGGTGCTGTTGTGGAACGTCTGGGACAAGGTGCCGGCGGCCCGGACCCTAATCGCCGAGCCAGGGCCGTTCCCGGCCGAGTACCTGAAGGGGCGGCTCTGA
- a CDS encoding DNA-3-methyladenine glycosylase family protein, with protein sequence MAQLAFCRRALAPFRLDFTVWVLRRRADNVMDRWDGHTYRRVLNLGGEPHELAVTQEGDPDRAELRVTVTGASLSPVTERFAAAALDRLLGLQLDLAGFYRMAAGDAALQALAGRFRGVKPPRFPSLFEALVNGIACQQLTLTLGIRLLNRLTEQFGSVFTQGCRTAYAFPSPAELAGRSPDALRRLGFSRQKARAIVGLAEAMAARSTELEGLEELDDAALADQLCRFQGVGRWTAEYVLLRGLGRLGVFPGDDVGARGNLARWLGLSGPLDYAGVRRAVERWQPYAGLLYFHLLLGRLAEAGYLPG encoded by the coding sequence ATGGCGCAACTTGCCTTTTGCCGGCGGGCCTTAGCGCCGTTTCGGTTGGACTTTACGGTCTGGGTGTTGCGGCGGCGGGCCGACAACGTCATGGACCGCTGGGACGGGCACACATACCGCCGGGTGCTGAATCTCGGCGGCGAACCCCATGAGTTGGCGGTGACCCAGGAAGGCGATCCGGACCGGGCCGAGTTGCGCGTCACGGTGACCGGGGCGAGCCTCAGCCCGGTCACCGAACGGTTCGCCGCCGCGGCGCTGGATCGGCTCCTAGGGCTGCAGCTGGATCTCGCCGGGTTCTACCGCATGGCCGCCGGGGATGCGGCCCTCCAGGCCTTAGCGGGACGGTTCCGGGGAGTCAAGCCGCCCCGCTTTCCCTCCCTGTTCGAAGCGCTGGTGAACGGCATCGCCTGCCAGCAGCTCACCCTCACCCTGGGCATCCGGCTCCTCAACCGCCTGACCGAACAGTTCGGGTCGGTGTTCACCCAAGGCTGCCGGACGGCCTACGCCTTTCCGAGCCCGGCCGAGCTCGCCGGCCGCAGCCCGGACGCTTTGCGCCGGTTGGGCTTCAGTCGCCAGAAGGCGCGTGCCATCGTGGGTCTGGCGGAGGCCATGGCGGCCCGCTCGACCGAGCTGGAGGGGTTGGAGGAGCTGGACGACGCGGCGCTCGCCGACCAGCTGTGCCGGTTCCAGGGGGTCGGGCGCTGGACCGCGGAATACGTGCTGTTGCGCGGGCTCGGCCGTCTCGGGGTATTCCCGGGGGATGACGTGGGCGCCCGCGGCAACCTGGCGCGCTGGCTCGGCCTTTCCGGACCCTTGGATTACGCCGGGGTGCGCCGCGCCGTGGAGCGCTGGCAACCCTATGCCGGGCTCTTGTACTTCCACCTATTGCTGGGACGGCTGGCGGAGGCGGGTTATCTGCCCGGCTAG
- the dhaL gene encoding dihydroxyacetone kinase subunit DhaL: MPVSTARIPTFILAADRAVRAHAEEIAALDQAIGDGDHLANLQRGLAALEASAARLATLDWPTALNEIGRSLMSTVGGASGSLYATLFVAMGKALPGRAELDLPALAAAFAQGVLAVKQRGKAERGQKTMLDVLIPVADALQAAAAAPVPLAQALEQVREAAAAGCEATRDLVAVKGRASFLGERARGYLDPGAKTSALMIQGIVESLAATLP, translated from the coding sequence ATGCCCGTGAGCACCGCCCGCATCCCGACCTTCATCCTGGCCGCCGACCGTGCAGTCCGCGCCCACGCGGAGGAAATCGCTGCGCTGGACCAGGCCATCGGCGACGGCGACCATCTGGCCAACCTGCAACGGGGTCTCGCCGCTCTGGAAGCCTCGGCGGCCCGGCTAGCGACCTTGGACTGGCCCACCGCCCTTAACGAGATCGGCCGGAGCCTGATGAGCACCGTGGGCGGGGCCTCCGGTTCGCTGTACGCCACCTTGTTCGTGGCCATGGGCAAGGCATTGCCGGGCCGCGCGGAGCTGGATCTCCCCGCCCTGGCAGCGGCCTTCGCCCAGGGCGTCCTGGCGGTGAAGCAGCGTGGCAAGGCCGAGCGCGGCCAAAAGACCATGCTCGACGTGCTGATCCCGGTGGCCGACGCCCTCCAGGCCGCTGCGGCCGCCCCGGTACCGTTGGCGCAGGCGCTGGAGCAGGTGAGGGAGGCCGCTGCGGCGGGCTGCGAGGCCACCCGGGATCTGGTCGCCGTCAAAGGAAGGGCGTCGTTCCTGGGTGAGCGGGCGCGGGGCTATCTCGATCCCGGGGCTAAGACCAGCGCGCTCATGATCCAGGGGATCGTGGAAAGCCTCGCCGCCACCTTGCCCTAG